One stretch of Streptomyces sp. 135 DNA includes these proteins:
- a CDS encoding amidohydrolase: protein MLSTRLTNARFRTMDPAHPVAHDVGIWRGRIVGLDDAVTSLPAREVVDLQGATVLPGFIDSHVHLVWTGLKAGTPSVAPCERVEDVLAVVARAVSRQSSPDAWVSLVGYDQRALGRHLTAAELDRVGQGRRIFLLHDSGHGCVVNSAVLDLLPADVPHENGFLAEGAMGAARALRPPHTQQELADAIAHAARACRAEGVTACAEAGIGGSLFGHSPAELAAYQLAREQGRLPLRVQLMVAADALHPVALPDADHTPRALDLGLRTGFGDGWLSIGALKVYTDGGMMARTAALTAPYHGYDDTDHGTGHTGQLQDDPQALADTIVAGHLAGWQLAVHAIGDRAADVALDALERAQRTHPRPAARHRIEHAGLIRPDQLARFARLGVSAVVQPNFLRYFGDDYAAIMGEDRAPWLYRGQGFLDHGVTLVGSSDRPVTDGSPLRAVQFMVERASESGQVIGPDEGITVDEALRAYTVGGAFACHWDDGAGTLAPGKRADLVVLGDDPQSVSTSRIGDIEVVATYVDGRAEIS from the coding sequence ATGCTCTCCACGCGCCTGACGAACGCCCGCTTCCGTACCATGGATCCGGCCCACCCCGTCGCCCATGACGTGGGGATCTGGCGGGGGAGGATCGTGGGCCTCGACGACGCGGTCACCTCGCTGCCCGCCCGCGAGGTCGTCGACCTCCAAGGCGCCACGGTGCTGCCCGGGTTCATCGACAGCCACGTCCATCTCGTGTGGACGGGACTGAAGGCGGGTACGCCGAGTGTGGCGCCCTGCGAACGGGTCGAGGACGTGCTCGCGGTCGTGGCCCGCGCCGTCTCGCGGCAGTCGTCGCCGGACGCCTGGGTATCCCTCGTCGGGTACGACCAGCGGGCGCTGGGACGGCATCTGACCGCCGCCGAGCTGGACCGGGTCGGCCAGGGACGCAGAATCTTCCTGCTGCACGACTCCGGACACGGATGCGTGGTCAACAGCGCGGTCCTGGACCTGCTCCCCGCCGACGTGCCCCACGAGAACGGCTTCCTCGCCGAGGGCGCCATGGGTGCCGCACGCGCGCTCCGCCCGCCGCACACGCAGCAGGAACTCGCGGACGCCATCGCGCACGCCGCCCGGGCCTGCCGCGCGGAGGGCGTGACGGCCTGCGCCGAAGCGGGCATCGGCGGCTCCCTGTTCGGCCACAGCCCGGCCGAGCTCGCGGCCTACCAACTGGCGAGGGAGCAGGGCCGACTTCCGCTGCGCGTCCAGCTCATGGTGGCCGCGGACGCCCTGCACCCCGTCGCACTGCCCGACGCCGACCACACCCCCCGCGCCCTCGACCTCGGTCTGCGCACCGGCTTCGGCGACGGCTGGCTCTCCATCGGCGCACTCAAGGTCTACACCGACGGCGGCATGATGGCGCGCACCGCCGCGCTCACCGCCCCCTACCACGGCTACGACGACACGGACCACGGCACGGGCCACACAGGGCAGTTGCAGGACGACCCGCAGGCGCTCGCTGACACCATCGTGGCCGGCCACCTCGCCGGGTGGCAGCTGGCCGTCCACGCGATCGGCGACCGCGCCGCCGACGTCGCCCTCGACGCGCTGGAACGGGCCCAGCGGACCCACCCGCGCCCCGCCGCGCGCCACCGGATCGAACACGCCGGGCTGATCCGCCCCGACCAGCTCGCCCGCTTCGCCCGGCTCGGCGTGAGCGCCGTGGTGCAGCCGAACTTCCTGCGGTACTTCGGCGACGACTACGCCGCGATCATGGGCGAGGACCGGGCCCCTTGGCTCTACCGTGGCCAGGGGTTCCTGGACCACGGCGTCACCCTGGTGGGCAGCTCCGACCGGCCCGTCACGGACGGATCGCCGCTGCGGGCCGTCCAGTTCATGGTCGAGCGCGCCTCGGAGTCGGGACAGGTGATCGGCCCCGACGAGGGCATCACCGTCGACGAGGCCCTGCGCGCGTACACCGTCGGCGGCGCCTTCGCCTGTCACTGGGACGACGGCGCGGGCACCCTCGCTCCCGGCAAGCGAGCGGACCTGGTCGTGCTGGGTGACGACCCGCAGAGCGTCAGTACGTCACGCATCGGCGACATCGAGGTCGTGGCGACATACGTCGACGGCCGCGCTGAAATCTCCTGA
- a CDS encoding GNAT family N-acetyltransferase codes for MSTAAPRLGAPSPCAAPPAPLAPLAVRSARSGDAVALEALSRPFVRSGALRRRPLSLYASDATDFLVVEAYDGTLDGCLGVSVHPADPDEGRGPAGVLYNFCVAPRSQGRGVGVALLRAALTEADARSLCALFTATTGGGELFLRHGFAPTAAELAPRAWADSLDPARNSRVLARTL; via the coding sequence TTGTCCACGGCTGCCCCACGCCTCGGCGCACCGTCGCCGTGCGCCGCCCCGCCCGCCCCGCTCGCCCCGCTCGCCGTGCGTTCCGCGCGCTCTGGAGACGCCGTCGCCCTTGAGGCGCTGTCCCGGCCGTTCGTCCGCTCGGGAGCGCTGCGTCGACGCCCCTTGTCGCTCTACGCCTCCGACGCGACCGACTTCCTGGTCGTCGAGGCCTACGACGGCACCCTCGACGGCTGTCTGGGGGTGAGCGTCCATCCCGCCGACCCGGACGAGGGCCGCGGGCCGGCCGGCGTCCTCTACAACTTCTGCGTAGCGCCGCGCAGTCAGGGGCGAGGCGTGGGTGTCGCCCTGCTGCGCGCGGCGCTGACCGAGGCCGACGCCCGGTCGTTGTGCGCCCTGTTCACCGCGACGACCGGCGGGGGAGAGCTCTTCCTCCGGCACGGCTTCGCGCCGACCGCGGCGGAACTGGCGCCGCGCGCCTGGGCCGACTCGCTGGACCCCGCCCGCAATTCACGGGTCCTCGCCCGAACCCTCTGA
- the argB gene encoding acetylglutamate kinase, whose translation MRAPRLQEFRGSTVVIKFGGNAMVDDELKRTFARDVVELLRAGLRPVVVHGGGPQISALLDRLDLEVRFEAGLRVTTPEVMDVARMVLTGRVQRELVGLINRHGPYAVGMSGEDAHTMTAVRRAAWVDGEPVDIGLVGDIVDVNADTLTALLDQGRIPVISPIARGADGQVYNINADLAASALAVALDAEKLVMLTDVEGLYANWPHSTEVIEHLTAHELEKLLPELASGMLPKMEACLRAARAGVRMAHVLDGRVPHAVSRRVFSGVRHGTVVVPEREQGGA comes from the coding sequence CTGCGGGCGCCCCGGCTCCAGGAGTTCCGGGGCAGCACGGTGGTGATCAAGTTCGGCGGCAACGCCATGGTGGACGACGAGCTCAAGCGGACGTTCGCCCGGGACGTGGTGGAGCTGTTGCGCGCGGGCCTGCGCCCGGTCGTCGTGCACGGCGGCGGTCCGCAGATCAGCGCCCTGCTGGACCGGCTCGACCTGGAGGTCCGCTTCGAGGCGGGGCTGCGGGTGACCACTCCCGAGGTCATGGACGTGGCCCGGATGGTGCTGACCGGCCGCGTCCAGCGGGAGCTGGTGGGGCTCATCAACCGTCACGGGCCGTACGCCGTGGGGATGTCCGGCGAGGACGCGCACACCATGACCGCCGTGCGACGTGCCGCCTGGGTGGACGGCGAGCCCGTGGACATCGGGCTCGTCGGCGACATCGTCGACGTGAACGCCGACACCCTGACCGCCCTCCTCGACCAGGGCCGCATCCCGGTGATCTCCCCCATCGCCCGGGGGGCGGACGGACAGGTCTACAACATCAACGCCGACCTCGCGGCGTCCGCGCTCGCGGTGGCACTCGACGCCGAGAAGCTGGTGATGCTCACCGACGTCGAGGGCCTGTACGCGAATTGGCCGCACAGCACCGAGGTGATCGAGCACCTGACGGCGCACGAGCTGGAGAAGCTCCTGCCCGAGCTGGCGAGCGGAATGCTGCCCAAGATGGAGGCGTGCCTGCGGGCCGCCCGGGCGGGCGTACGCATGGCGCACGTACTCGACGGCCGGGTTCCGCACGCCGTGTCGCGGAGGGTCTTCTCCGGTGTCCGCCACGGCACGGTCGTGGTTCCGGAGCGGGAACAGGGCGGCGCCTGA
- a CDS encoding erythromycin esterase family protein — protein sequence MADTAETAHIADIADIADIADTVHAVDAAAVMRLLPARPRLLALGEPTHGEDTLLDLRNELFRQLVEEEGYRTIAIESDCVRGLIVDEYVTSGAGTLDEVMERGMSHGWGEFAGNRELVRWMREFNDGRPASDRLRFAGFDGPLEITGAASPREALMALHGYLSDRVDPDLLPCTVETLDRLLGADDRWTDPAAMRDPARSVGRSAEARQLRLLADDLEALADAQTPHLLAASTRDDWERACLYGRTATGLLRYHHWMADTSPARMTRLVSARDQMMAHNLLAVAARGPALVHAQNSHLQREKSTMRMWQGPVEWWSAGALASARLGDEYAFVATALGTIRHRGVDVPPPDTVEGLLYALPEERCVIDARRLAAALGDVPPTPRVSPWFGYAALDPAHLAGSDGLVFVKDVGPGR from the coding sequence ATGGCTGACACCGCTGAGACCGCTCACATCGCTGACATCGCTGATATCGCTGACATCGCTGACACCGTTCATGCCGTCGACGCCGCCGCCGTCATGAGGCTGCTCCCGGCCCGGCCGCGGCTGCTCGCCCTGGGTGAGCCCACTCACGGCGAGGACACCCTGCTCGACCTGCGCAACGAACTCTTCCGGCAACTCGTCGAGGAGGAGGGCTACCGGACGATCGCGATCGAGAGCGACTGCGTGCGGGGCCTGATCGTGGACGAGTACGTCACCTCGGGCGCCGGGACCCTGGACGAGGTCATGGAGCGCGGGATGAGCCACGGCTGGGGCGAGTTCGCGGGCAACCGCGAACTCGTGCGCTGGATGCGGGAGTTCAACGACGGCCGGCCCGCGTCGGACCGGCTCCGCTTCGCCGGCTTCGACGGCCCGCTGGAGATCACCGGTGCCGCGAGCCCCCGGGAGGCCCTCATGGCGCTGCACGGCTACCTCTCCGACCGGGTGGACCCGGACCTGCTGCCCTGCACCGTGGAGACGCTCGACCGTCTGCTCGGCGCCGACGACCGGTGGACCGACCCGGCGGCGATGCGGGATCCGGCCCGTTCCGTCGGACGGTCGGCCGAGGCACGCCAACTGCGGCTGCTCGCCGACGATCTGGAGGCGCTTGCCGACGCGCAGACACCGCACCTCCTCGCGGCGTCCACCCGGGACGACTGGGAACGGGCGTGCCTGTACGGACGCACCGCGACCGGCCTGCTGCGCTACCACCACTGGATGGCGGACACCTCACCGGCCCGCATGACCCGGCTGGTGAGCGCGCGGGACCAGATGATGGCGCACAACCTCCTCGCCGTCGCGGCCCGCGGCCCGGCGCTCGTCCATGCCCAGAACTCCCATCTCCAGCGGGAGAAGAGCACGATGCGCATGTGGCAGGGGCCGGTGGAGTGGTGGAGCGCCGGTGCGCTGGCGAGCGCCCGGCTCGGCGACGAGTACGCCTTCGTGGCCACCGCGCTCGGGACGATCCGGCACCGGGGTGTGGACGTGCCGCCGCCGGACACCGTCGAAGGGCTCCTGTACGCGCTCCCGGAGGAGCGCTGCGTCATCGACGCCCGGCGGCTGGCCGCCGCCCTCGGCGACGTGCCGCCAACGCCGCGCGTGTCCCCGTGGTTCGGCTACGCCGCGCTCGACCCGGCGCACCTGGCGGGCAGTGACGGCCTCGTGTTCGTCAAGGACGTCGGCCCCGGAAGGTGA
- a CDS encoding TioE family transcriptional regulator, whose product MGRNLQNGVRLRPVDLARGHGLSTQAVRNYEEAGILPAADRTAHGYRTYTPLHAGALRAFLALVPGHGHRTAASIMRAVNEGAADEAFRLIDESHAQLLEDRRTLRAVESALRDLDPATVSEPALSAPGGTFIGPLAGRLGIRPATLRAWERAGLVRPSRDARTGYRVYDEADVRDARLAHQLRRGGYLLEQIAPLIAQVRAAGGLEPLETALRDWHGRLSARARAMLTGAAELEAYLRERG is encoded by the coding sequence ATGGGGAGAAACCTTCAAAACGGCGTGCGGCTCAGGCCGGTCGACCTGGCGCGCGGGCACGGCCTGTCCACGCAGGCGGTCAGGAACTACGAGGAGGCCGGCATCCTTCCGGCCGCCGACCGCACGGCCCACGGCTACCGCACCTACACGCCGCTGCACGCGGGGGCCCTGCGCGCGTTCCTCGCCCTGGTGCCCGGCCACGGCCACCGGACGGCCGCGTCGATCATGCGGGCCGTGAACGAGGGAGCGGCCGACGAGGCGTTCCGCCTCATCGACGAGAGCCACGCCCAACTCCTCGAAGACCGCAGGACCCTACGAGCCGTGGAGAGCGCCCTGCGCGATCTGGACCCCGCCACCGTCTCCGAACCGGCGCTGTCCGCGCCCGGCGGCACGTTCATCGGGCCGCTGGCCGGGAGACTCGGCATCCGGCCCGCGACGCTGCGCGCATGGGAGCGCGCCGGGCTGGTGCGCCCGAGCCGTGACGCCCGGACCGGCTACCGCGTCTACGACGAGGCCGACGTACGAGACGCCCGCCTCGCCCACCAGCTCAGGCGGGGCGGCTACCTCCTGGAGCAGATCGCCCCGCTGATCGCCCAAGTGCGGGCGGCCGGCGGCCTGGAGCCGCTGGAGACCGCCCTGCGCGACTGGCACGGCAGGCTCTCCGCCCGCGCGCGGGCGATGCTGACGGGGGCCGCGGAGCTGGAGGCGTACCTCCGCGAACGCGGCTGA